From one bacterium genomic stretch:
- a CDS encoding zinc ribbon domain-containing protein — protein sequence MPLYEYLCETCGQQYESYKRPTEEKNEEACPACGGRAVKQGISLFTAKGISPGGGSSCGIGPRRSPFG from the coding sequence ATGCCGCTCTACGAGTACCTTTGCGAAACGTGCGGTCAGCAGTATGAGTCATACAAGCGGCCGACCGAAGAGAAGAATGAAGAGGCGTGCCCGGCGTGCGGCGGCCGCGCGGTGAAGCAGGGGATCTCCCTGTTCACCGCCAAAGGGATCTCGCCCGGGGGTGGCTCCTCCTGCGGCATCGGCCCGCGCCGCTCGCCGTTCGGATGA
- the cls gene encoding cardiolipin synthase, with protein sequence MTAIPGILKSVILGLNIAGYVFAFFLIPRVILERRHPSATLAWMLGIVLLPLIGIPLYFLIGVRRVRRHIRAKIAAVAPVASSLSHRLRPEELPTPIGERCGRVLLAAGTPPPTEGNRVTFFRGGDEAYDAVFSMIGSARDHLHAQFFILDVDPVGRRFIQALAARAREGIRVRLLLDAVGSWRALRRTVRPLREAGGEVEAFMPAFPLHRRWSAHLRNHRKLLIADGRKAFTGGMNIGKKYMGPRTSKEQWKDIAAEIEGPALRDLQTLFLDDWAFATEETLPTGDLFPASVRIEGSAHPRCVLQISASGPDRKTRPIYEGVFAAFAAARRRLWIETPYFVPDDGIGAALRNAALRGVDVRLIVPETSDLRIVSLAGRSYFDEMMASGVRIHLYRPTNLHSKVLVVDDDVGVIGSPNVDMRSFFLNFELGVFLYDRPQIEELADGFLKDLENSETVDPVRFARRPRSLQLLEDTCRIFSPLF encoded by the coding sequence TTGACGGCGATTCCGGGCATCTTGAAGAGCGTGATCCTGGGGCTGAACATCGCCGGGTACGTCTTCGCGTTCTTCCTGATCCCCCGCGTCATCCTCGAGCGGCGCCACCCCTCGGCGACCCTCGCGTGGATGCTGGGCATCGTGCTCCTGCCGCTGATCGGCATCCCCCTCTATTTCCTGATCGGCGTCCGCCGGGTCCGCCGGCACATCCGCGCCAAGATCGCCGCCGTCGCGCCGGTCGCCTCTTCCCTGTCCCACCGGTTGCGGCCCGAGGAACTTCCCACCCCCATCGGGGAGCGGTGCGGCCGGGTCCTTCTCGCGGCGGGAACCCCGCCTCCGACGGAGGGGAACCGCGTCACCTTCTTTCGCGGCGGGGACGAGGCGTACGATGCCGTCTTCTCGATGATCGGATCCGCCCGGGACCATCTGCACGCGCAGTTTTTCATCCTCGACGTCGACCCCGTCGGGCGAAGATTCATCCAGGCGCTTGCCGCGCGGGCACGGGAAGGGATCCGCGTCCGGTTGCTGCTCGACGCCGTGGGGTCGTGGCGGGCGCTGCGCAGAACCGTGCGGCCGCTGCGGGAGGCGGGCGGGGAGGTCGAGGCCTTCATGCCCGCGTTCCCCCTCCACCGCCGGTGGTCCGCCCACCTGCGGAACCACCGGAAACTGCTGATCGCGGACGGACGGAAAGCATTCACGGGAGGGATGAACATCGGGAAGAAGTACATGGGGCCGAGGACTTCGAAGGAACAGTGGAAGGACATCGCCGCGGAGATCGAGGGGCCCGCCCTGCGCGATCTGCAGACGCTGTTCCTCGACGACTGGGCATTCGCGACCGAGGAGACGCTCCCCACGGGGGATCTGTTCCCGGCGTCTGTCCGGATCGAGGGAAGCGCGCACCCCCGCTGCGTCCTCCAGATCTCCGCCTCCGGGCCGGACAGGAAAACGCGCCCCATCTACGAAGGGGTCTTCGCCGCGTTCGCGGCGGCTCGGCGTCGACTCTGGATCGAAACGCCTTACTTCGTCCCGGACGACGGCATCGGCGCGGCCCTTCGCAACGCCGCCTTGCGGGGGGTGGACGTCCGCCTGATCGTCCCGGAGACGTCCGACCTGCGGATCGTGTCGCTGGCCGGGAGGTCGTACTTCGACGAAATGATGGCGTCCGGCGTCCGGATCCATCTCTACCGACCGACGAACCTGCACTCCAAGGTTCTCGTGGTGGACGACGACGTCGGGGTGATCGGATCACCCAACGTCGACATGCGCAGCTTCTTCCTGAATTTCGAGCTCGGGGTGTTTCTCTACGATCGTCCGCAGATCGAGGAGCTGGCGGACGGGTTCCTCAAGGACCTCGAGAACTCGGAGACGGTCGATCCCGTCCGGTTCGCGAGGAGGCCGCGTTCCCTGCAACTGCTCGAGGACACCTGCCGGATCTTCTCCCCCCTGTTCTGA
- a CDS encoding glycosyltransferase: MTSPLAAYEGIVGPAVLRQLRQLGEKLSGTRVVHVNSTREGGGVAEILEWMTPIMRELGLDASWEVIDGNHRFFETTKSMHNSLQGANVTIPVKGWKTYEDVNARNFKRLRPILEEADIVFIHDPQPAPLLRLCTRRKGKWIWRAHIDISRPFRPVWKSLRPIMEGYDASIFSMAEFAQPLPHPQFLVPPSIDPLSEKNRDLAPAEIDAVRTEYGLDPSRPLLVQISRFDRFKDPVGVIEAYRLVRKVSPVQLVLAGGGATDDPEGKAVLEDVLEAAGNDPDVHILLLPPGAHKTINALQRLATIVLQKSTKEGFGLTVTEGMWKGKPIIGGDVGGIRLQVVNHQTGFLVNTPEGAAHRIRYLLHHRDDIERMGATGQEFVREHFLLTRHIREYLTLMLVTLRDTKANMIEV, from the coding sequence ATGACCTCTCCGCTTGCCGCCTACGAGGGGATCGTCGGACCGGCCGTCCTCCGGCAGCTGCGACAGCTCGGGGAAAAACTGTCGGGAACCCGGGTCGTGCACGTGAACTCCACCCGGGAGGGAGGAGGGGTCGCGGAGATCCTCGAGTGGATGACACCGATCATGCGGGAACTGGGGCTGGACGCTTCCTGGGAGGTCATCGACGGGAACCACCGGTTTTTCGAGACCACGAAATCGATGCACAACAGCCTGCAGGGGGCGAACGTCACGATCCCGGTGAAGGGATGGAAAACCTACGAAGACGTAAACGCGAGAAATTTCAAAAGGCTCCGCCCGATCCTCGAGGAGGCGGACATCGTCTTCATCCACGACCCGCAGCCGGCTCCCCTCCTCCGCCTGTGCACCCGGCGGAAGGGGAAGTGGATCTGGCGCGCCCACATCGACATCAGCCGGCCGTTCCGCCCCGTCTGGAAAAGCTTGAGGCCCATCATGGAAGGATACGACGCCAGCATCTTCTCGATGGCCGAGTTCGCGCAGCCGCTCCCCCACCCGCAGTTTCTCGTGCCGCCGAGCATCGACCCGCTGAGCGAGAAAAACCGGGACCTGGCTCCCGCGGAGATCGACGCGGTGCGGACCGAGTACGGCCTGGACCCTTCCCGCCCCCTCCTGGTGCAGATCTCGCGGTTCGACCGGTTCAAGGATCCGGTCGGGGTGATCGAGGCGTACCGGTTGGTGCGCAAGGTTTCGCCGGTCCAGCTGGTCCTCGCGGGCGGGGGGGCCACCGACGATCCGGAGGGGAAGGCGGTACTCGAGGACGTGCTGGAGGCGGCGGGGAACGACCCGGACGTCCACATCCTGCTCCTTCCGCCGGGCGCCCACAAGACGATCAACGCGCTTCAACGGCTGGCGACGATCGTCCTCCAGAAGTCGACCAAGGAGGGCTTCGGGCTGACGGTGACCGAGGGGATGTGGAAAGGGAAGCCGATCATCGGAGGGGACGTCGGCGGGATCCGCCTCCAGGTGGTGAACCATCAAACGGGGTTTCTCGTGAATACCCCCGAGGGGGCGGCCCACCGGATCCGCTACCTGCTCCACCACCGGGACGACATCGAACGGATGGGAGCCACGGGGCAGGAGTTCGTCCGGGAACACTTCCTGCTCACCCGGCATATCCGGGAATACCTGACCCTGATGCTGGTCACGCTTCGGGACACCAAGGCGAACATGATCGAGGTGTAA
- a CDS encoding MarR family transcriptional regulator — MEKTGVARRDREIADVLDNLRRVFKVVHRYSKRAEKVGGLTGPQVWAMKVLAESEPIRVTDLARRMYLHPSTVVGILDRLEQHAQVQRTRSEKDHRVVTVSLTAKGRETAAKIPRIAQGLLLKGLEELSDGELQTTSEGLRRLVDILGVEEMPPPLLLSPEVNAPAGTIDDPENRTGGRK; from the coding sequence ATGGAGAAGACCGGGGTGGCCCGAAGGGATCGGGAGATCGCCGATGTCCTCGACAACCTTCGACGCGTGTTCAAGGTGGTCCACCGGTACTCGAAGCGCGCCGAAAAGGTCGGAGGGCTGACCGGGCCGCAGGTGTGGGCCATGAAAGTGCTCGCGGAATCCGAGCCGATCCGCGTGACCGACCTCGCCCGCCGGATGTACCTCCACCCGTCCACGGTGGTCGGCATCCTCGACCGGCTGGAACAGCATGCCCAGGTCCAGCGGACGAGGTCGGAGAAGGACCACCGCGTCGTGACGGTCTCGTTGACCGCGAAGGGAAGGGAGACGGCGGCGAAAATTCCCCGGATCGCCCAGGGGCTTCTCCTCAAGGGGCTGGAAGAACTGTCCGACGGGGAGCTGCAAACCACCTCCGAGGGATTGCGCCGCCTGGTCGACATCCTGGGCGTGGAAGAGATGCCCCCCCCCCTCCTCCTTTCACCGGAAGTCAACGCGCCCGCGGGAACGATCGATGATCCGGAGAATCGCACCGGAGGCCGCAAGTGA
- a CDS encoding trehalose-6-phosphate synthase, with the protein MKITVRLVVSLVLVVGMTAGAFSFYQVREERIRLTSELERRTIILAESFQESAAPLVGSDTPEKLDRLVQRFSNRERFRGIAVHDARGQVLASTADLDPLIKGSVSQVVHVLAEGQPAARFVHAGNQRIYLYSYPLAEEGKAIGVLTLFHDASYIDVRLEEIWEDNFLRFLVLTVLVVAITLIVVRWSITGPIAQMAGWIKDLRTGKIKSVKPAVPPKMDAALDPLISEVNRMAKSLAVARARAEEYSGPGVRPDSPWTAKRLKHQMQAELVGKKLVLVSNREPYIHEKDGTGIRCIVPAGGLVTALDPVMRACDGLWIAHGSGDADRETVDANAKLRVPPKDPAYTLKRIWLTKEEEDGYYYGFANEGLWPLCHITHNRPEFRLDDWNHYRAVNEKFADALLREIAGEESPLVLVQDYHLALLPALVKEKRPDAKVAIFWHIPWPNPEAYGICPWRQEILQGMLGSDIIGFHIQFHCNNFLETVDRFLESKIDWEQYTVTRGGHSTLIKPFPISVSHDLSFGATPAEDWPVKEDLLGKIGVRAEYLGVGVDRIDYTKGIPERFRAIGRFFEKYPEYLERFTFVELGAPSRTHIKKYRDLITEIEEAVEKINWRVQTKTWKPIVFLKAHHTHEAIDPYYKASDLCMVTSLHDGMNLVAKEFVAARDDEDGVLILSQFTGASRELKDALIVNPYDIEQMADAIFLALGMEPTERSARMGRMRATIRENNIYRWAGKLIAELARLRLPEETSTPEAGP; encoded by the coding sequence GTGAAGATCACGGTCCGGCTCGTCGTGTCCCTCGTCCTCGTGGTCGGCATGACGGCGGGCGCCTTCTCGTTCTACCAGGTGCGGGAGGAAAGGATCCGCCTGACGTCCGAGCTGGAGCGGCGCACGATCATCCTGGCCGAAAGCTTCCAGGAGTCCGCCGCCCCCCTGGTCGGGTCGGATACCCCCGAGAAACTGGATCGCCTCGTCCAGCGCTTCAGCAACCGGGAACGGTTCCGGGGGATCGCGGTGCACGACGCCCGCGGCCAGGTCCTGGCCTCGACCGCCGACCTCGATCCACTGATCAAGGGGTCGGTTTCCCAGGTCGTCCACGTCCTGGCGGAAGGGCAGCCGGCGGCCAGGTTCGTCCACGCCGGAAACCAGCGGATCTATCTCTACTCCTATCCCCTCGCCGAGGAAGGCAAGGCGATCGGGGTCCTGACGCTCTTCCATGACGCTTCGTACATCGACGTCCGGCTCGAGGAGATCTGGGAAGACAACTTCCTCCGCTTCCTCGTCCTGACGGTCCTGGTCGTCGCGATCACCCTGATCGTCGTCCGCTGGAGCATCACCGGGCCGATCGCCCAGATGGCGGGATGGATCAAGGATTTGCGGACCGGGAAAATAAAATCCGTCAAGCCCGCCGTTCCCCCGAAGATGGACGCGGCGCTTGATCCGCTGATCTCGGAAGTGAACCGGATGGCCAAGAGCCTGGCCGTCGCGCGCGCGCGGGCCGAGGAATATTCCGGCCCGGGCGTCCGTCCGGATTCCCCCTGGACGGCCAAGCGGCTGAAGCACCAGATGCAGGCGGAACTCGTCGGGAAAAAGCTGGTCCTCGTCTCGAACCGGGAGCCGTACATCCACGAGAAGGACGGCACGGGCATCCGGTGCATCGTCCCCGCGGGGGGGCTGGTCACCGCGCTCGATCCCGTCATGCGGGCTTGCGACGGCCTGTGGATCGCCCACGGGAGCGGCGACGCGGACCGCGAGACGGTCGACGCCAACGCCAAGCTCCGCGTACCCCCGAAGGATCCGGCGTACACCCTGAAGAGGATCTGGCTGACCAAGGAGGAGGAGGACGGGTATTATTACGGGTTCGCGAACGAGGGGCTGTGGCCGCTCTGCCACATCACCCACAACCGTCCCGAATTCCGGCTGGACGACTGGAACCATTACCGGGCGGTGAACGAGAAGTTCGCCGACGCCCTGCTGCGGGAGATCGCCGGGGAGGAGTCCCCCCTGGTCCTGGTCCAGGATTACCATCTCGCGCTGCTCCCGGCCCTGGTCAAGGAAAAGCGTCCCGACGCGAAGGTCGCCATCTTCTGGCATATCCCGTGGCCGAACCCGGAAGCGTACGGCATCTGCCCGTGGCGCCAGGAGATCCTCCAGGGGATGCTCGGATCGGACATCATCGGGTTCCACATCCAGTTCCACTGCAACAACTTCCTGGAGACGGTCGACCGGTTCCTCGAATCGAAGATCGACTGGGAGCAGTACACGGTCACCCGGGGGGGGCACTCCACGCTGATCAAGCCGTTCCCCATCAGCGTCAGCCACGATCTTTCCTTCGGTGCGACTCCTGCGGAAGATTGGCCCGTGAAGGAGGATCTCCTCGGGAAGATCGGGGTCCGGGCGGAATATCTCGGCGTGGGGGTCGACCGGATCGACTACACGAAAGGGATCCCCGAGCGGTTCCGGGCCATCGGGCGCTTCTTCGAAAAGTACCCCGAATACCTGGAGCGGTTCACCTTCGTGGAACTGGGAGCCCCCAGCCGAACCCATATCAAGAAGTACCGCGACCTGATCACGGAAATCGAGGAGGCGGTGGAAAAGATCAACTGGCGCGTCCAGACGAAAACGTGGAAGCCGATCGTTTTCCTCAAGGCGCATCACACCCACGAGGCGATCGATCCCTATTACAAGGCGTCCGACCTCTGCATGGTCACGTCGCTGCACGACGGGATGAACCTGGTCGCGAAGGAATTCGTCGCCGCCAGGGACGACGAGGACGGCGTGCTGATCCTGAGCCAGTTCACCGGGGCTTCCCGCGAACTCAAGGACGCCCTCATCGTCAATCCGTACGACATCGAGCAGATGGCCGACGCCATCTTCCTCGCGCTCGGGATGGAGCCGACGGAACGGTCCGCCAGGATGGGGCGGATGCGCGCGACCATCCGCGAAAACAACATCTACCGATGGGCCGGGAAACTGATCGCCGAGCTCGCGCGGCTGCGGTTGCCGGAGGAAACCTCCACGCCGGAGGCCGGGCCATGA
- the tadA gene encoding tRNA adenosine(34) deaminase TadA, which translates to MRAALREAEKGAAAGEIPVGAVVISPEGRILARAHNRSVTASDPTAHAEILALRGAARKIGNYRLTGCRLVVTLEPCPMCAGAAVVARMAEIIYGTPDPKGGAVSTLYRIASDPRLTHRAAVTSGVLAEECAALLTSFFRSRRSAPSR; encoded by the coding sequence ATGCGCGCCGCGCTTCGCGAAGCGGAGAAGGGCGCCGCCGCCGGCGAGATCCCCGTGGGCGCGGTCGTGATCTCTCCGGAAGGGCGGATCCTCGCACGCGCGCACAACCGGTCCGTCACCGCGAGCGACCCCACCGCCCACGCCGAGATCCTCGCCCTGCGCGGCGCGGCGCGCAAGATCGGCAACTACCGCCTGACCGGATGCCGCCTCGTCGTAACGCTCGAACCGTGCCCGATGTGCGCCGGCGCCGCGGTGGTCGCGCGCATGGCGGAGATCATCTACGGCACGCCCGACCCGAAGGGGGGCGCCGTCTCCACCCTCTATCGCATCGCGTCGGACCCGCGCCTCACTCACCGCGCCGCCGTCACGTCCGGCGTCCTCGCGGAGGAGTGCGCCGCCCTCCTCACGTCCTTCTTCCGCTCGCGACGGTCTGCGCCGTCCCGATGA
- a CDS encoding ferritin family protein: protein MKKGPSRAKESAVMKGLRQALRNEIDGAEFYRMASGSARRDAVRQMFRFLMEEEERHREAIVNQMQRLSEGKGMNFGRSASARKALARFKGPLFTDDLVKEGRQVEGEVAALSIGMTLEKRAIAQFTALRKTVAGDARAEKVFSDLIAWERDHLDVLTRQYDQMREMFWEEARFWPF, encoded by the coding sequence ATGAAAAAGGGTCCGTCGCGGGCGAAGGAGAGCGCCGTCATGAAGGGACTGAGGCAGGCGCTGCGCAACGAGATCGACGGCGCGGAGTTCTACCGGATGGCGTCGGGAAGCGCGCGACGCGACGCGGTCCGCCAGATGTTCCGGTTCCTGATGGAGGAGGAGGAACGCCACCGCGAGGCGATCGTGAACCAGATGCAGCGGTTGTCCGAGGGGAAAGGGATGAACTTCGGGCGGAGCGCGTCCGCGAGGAAGGCGCTCGCGAGGTTCAAAGGCCCGCTGTTCACCGACGACCTCGTGAAGGAGGGCCGGCAGGTGGAAGGGGAGGTGGCGGCGCTCTCCATCGGGATGACGCTGGAGAAACGGGCGATCGCCCAGTTCACCGCTCTGCGGAAAACCGTCGCCGGCGACGCACGGGCGGAAAAAGTTTTCTCGGATCTCATCGCCTGGGAGCGGGACCACCTGGACGTCCTGACGAGGCAATACGACCAGATGCGGGAGATGTTCTGGGAGGAGGCGCGCTTTTGGCCGTTCTAG
- a CDS encoding chloride channel protein, translating to MEIIERLRERLSRELSRLPSQFRLMLLSIGVGIVAGLGAILFDRLLGWMLHNVLEAFTGYAEPLAGSPATSLFTVAPVRSLWFFLVPALGGLVSGVIVYLVAPEAEGHGTDAMIEAFHLRGGKIRKRVPFIKIIASALTMGTGGSAGKEGPIAQIGSGFGSTFASLLKLKVRERRILVLAGAAGGIGAIFQAPLGAALFAPEVLYREAEFEYEAILPCVVSSITAYAVYTQLYKGGALFFPGAVGLSLPRELLPYAAFGVVCAMTGFLYVRTFYGSRDRGFAPLRIHKMLKPAVGGLMLGAIAYAFPQVTAGGYGWVQMALEGKMLWWTMLLLAFLKILGTSCTIGSGGSGGVFGPSVYIGAMLGGAFGFLGHQVAPEWVVNPNSFVLVGIGGFFAGVAKTPISAIIMACEMSASYTLLVPLMLVSSISYLLLRNTSLYEKQQISRIASPAHLTEFARGMLEKIRVHEAVSEHPVIPIPENMPFGELVKTVTRSEASHFPVVDKEGRMTGILSINDIRAVLFEETIDQLIVARDIATPNVVRVRWNDTLQQALDKMAAINVDELPVAREEKPDEIVAMVSKRDIIDYYYGRSTL from the coding sequence ATGGAAATCATCGAACGGCTTCGGGAACGTCTTTCGAGGGAGTTGTCCCGCCTCCCTTCGCAATTCCGCCTCATGCTCCTTTCGATCGGCGTCGGAATCGTCGCGGGCCTCGGGGCGATCCTGTTCGACCGGCTCCTCGGATGGATGCTGCACAACGTACTGGAAGCATTCACCGGGTATGCGGAGCCCCTTGCGGGATCTCCCGCCACGTCGCTCTTCACGGTCGCCCCGGTCCGATCCCTCTGGTTTTTCCTCGTCCCCGCCCTCGGAGGCCTTGTCTCCGGGGTGATCGTCTATCTCGTCGCCCCGGAGGCGGAGGGGCACGGGACGGACGCGATGATCGAGGCGTTCCACCTCCGGGGGGGGAAGATCCGGAAACGGGTGCCGTTCATCAAGATCATCGCATCGGCCTTGACGATGGGAACCGGGGGGTCCGCCGGAAAGGAAGGCCCGATCGCGCAGATCGGGTCGGGGTTCGGGTCTACCTTCGCCTCCCTGCTGAAACTGAAGGTGCGCGAGCGGAGGATCCTCGTGCTGGCCGGCGCCGCCGGGGGGATCGGCGCCATCTTCCAGGCGCCTCTGGGAGCGGCCCTGTTCGCCCCCGAGGTGTTGTACCGCGAGGCGGAGTTCGAGTACGAGGCGATCCTCCCCTGCGTCGTCTCCTCGATCACGGCGTACGCCGTCTACACCCAACTCTACAAGGGGGGGGCGCTCTTCTTTCCCGGCGCGGTCGGTTTGTCCCTGCCCCGCGAACTTCTTCCGTATGCCGCCTTCGGCGTCGTCTGCGCGATGACAGGGTTTCTCTACGTCCGCACCTTCTACGGTTCCCGGGACCGGGGCTTCGCGCCGCTACGGATCCACAAGATGCTGAAACCGGCGGTGGGCGGGCTCATGTTGGGGGCGATCGCGTATGCGTTCCCCCAGGTCACGGCGGGCGGCTACGGCTGGGTGCAGATGGCCCTCGAGGGGAAGATGCTCTGGTGGACGATGCTCCTCCTCGCCTTCCTGAAGATCCTCGGCACCTCCTGCACCATCGGGTCGGGCGGGAGCGGCGGCGTGTTCGGCCCCTCGGTCTACATCGGCGCGATGCTCGGCGGGGCGTTCGGCTTCCTCGGCCACCAGGTCGCCCCGGAGTGGGTCGTGAACCCCAATTCGTTCGTGCTCGTGGGGATCGGCGGCTTCTTCGCCGGCGTCGCCAAGACCCCGATCTCCGCCATCATCATGGCGTGCGAGATGAGCGCGAGCTACACCCTGCTGGTCCCGCTGATGCTTGTCTCCTCGATCTCGTACCTGCTGCTGCGCAACACCAGCCTGTACGAGAAGCAGCAGATCAGCCGGATCGCGTCGCCCGCGCACCTCACCGAGTTCGCCCGGGGGATGCTGGAGAAGATCCGGGTGCACGAGGCGGTCAGCGAGCACCCGGTGATCCCCATCCCGGAGAACATGCCGTTCGGCGAGCTGGTCAAGACGGTCACCCGCTCGGAGGCGTCCCATTTCCCGGTGGTGGACAAGGAGGGGAGGATGACCGGGATCCTGTCGATCAACGACATCCGGGCCGTCCTCTTCGAGGAGACGATCGATCAGCTGATCGTGGCGCGCGACATCGCGACGCCCAATGTCGTGCGGGTCCGCTGGAACGACACGCTCCAGCAGGCGCTGGACAAGATGGCGGCGATCAACGTGGACGAGCTGCCGGTCGCACGCGAAGAGAAGCCGGACGAGATCGTGGCGATGGTTTCGAAGCGGGACATCATCGACTACTATTACGGAAGGAGCACGCTGTAA
- the folE gene encoding GTP cyclohydrolase I FolE has translation MQDIIRDLLIKIGEDPDREGLKNTPERFEKSITFLTQGYQQDPREVLRSAIFHEQYDEMVTVKDIDIFSMCEHHMLPFFGKCHVAYMPRKHIVGLSKIARVVELYARRLQVQERLTQEIATALMDTLQPHGVAVVVEAFHLCMMMRGVEKQNAKAVTSAMLGVFRTRESTRMEFLELIKPNLNIVR, from the coding sequence ATGCAGGATATCATCCGCGACCTCCTGATCAAGATCGGCGAGGACCCCGACCGGGAGGGGCTGAAGAATACCCCGGAACGGTTCGAGAAATCGATCACGTTCCTGACGCAGGGGTACCAGCAGGACCCGCGGGAGGTGCTGCGGAGCGCCATCTTCCACGAGCAGTACGACGAGATGGTGACCGTCAAGGACATCGACATCTTCTCGATGTGCGAGCACCACATGCTCCCGTTCTTCGGGAAGTGCCACGTGGCGTACATGCCGCGCAAGCACATCGTGGGACTGTCCAAGATCGCACGCGTCGTCGAGCTCTACGCCCGCCGGCTGCAGGTCCAGGAGCGGCTGACGCAGGAGATCGCGACCGCCCTCATGGACACGCTCCAGCCGCACGGCGTGGCAGTGGTCGTGGAGGCGTTTCACCTGTGCATGATGATGCGCGGCGTGGAGAAGCAGAACGCCAAGGCGGTCACCTCGGCGATGCTGGGGGTGTTCCGCACCCGGGAATCGACGCGGATGGAGTTCCTGGAGCTGATCAAGCCGAATCTCAACATCGTGAGATGA
- the otsB gene encoding trehalose-phosphatase: MSYVLGRRSLWVFDFDGTLSPIVPDRTEARLHRECERMLRFLARSPWNRVAVLSSRRLDDIVSRVPVHGIFIGGASGLEWRLPGGHRIGPDAASESLLAARRRAVFPLFEEIASIPGVEIEDKGWSVAIHYRNASPHSFRRRVSLLQRLRHRKGIKVYRGPEVVEVPLLGGGGKSAGVRRLCRLADRDPARERIVYVGDDENDAVAIRWVLSNGGIGIVVGNRITVPQARHVEDPAGLTRAIRDLEEIAPGRIPAEAGGGAA; this comes from the coding sequence ATGAGCTACGTCCTGGGCCGCCGGTCCCTGTGGGTGTTCGACTTCGACGGGACCCTTTCCCCGATCGTTCCCGACCGGACCGAGGCCCGCCTTCACCGGGAATGCGAGAGGATGCTCCGGTTCCTCGCCCGAAGCCCATGGAACCGGGTCGCGGTTCTGTCGAGCCGCAGGCTCGACGACATCGTCTCCAGGGTCCCCGTCCACGGGATATTCATCGGCGGGGCCAGCGGACTGGAGTGGCGGCTTCCCGGCGGTCATCGCATCGGGCCGGATGCCGCCTCCGAGTCGCTCCTGGCGGCGAGACGGCGGGCCGTCTTTCCCCTCTTCGAGGAGATCGCCTCCATCCCCGGGGTCGAGATCGAGGACAAGGGGTGGTCCGTCGCGATCCACTACCGGAACGCCTCGCCGCATTCGTTCCGCCGGAGAGTCTCCCTTCTCCAGCGCTTGAGGCACCGGAAGGGGATCAAGGTGTACCGGGGACCCGAGGTCGTGGAGGTGCCGCTGTTGGGAGGCGGGGGAAAGTCCGCCGGGGTGCGCAGGTTGTGCAGGCTTGCCGACCGGGATCCCGCCAGGGAGCGGATCGTGTACGTCGGCGACGATGAAAACGACGCCGTGGCGATCCGGTGGGTCCTGTCGAACGGCGGGATCGGGATCGTCGTGGGGAACCGGATCACCGTCCCCCAGGCGCGCCACGTGGAGGATCCCGCCGGCCTGACGAGGGCGATCAGGGACCTCGAGGAGATCGCCCCGGGACGGATTCCGGCGGAGGCCGGTGGAGGGGCGGCATGA